The following proteins come from a genomic window of Novosphingobium aromaticivorans DSM 12444:
- a CDS encoding copper homeostasis protein CutC encodes MKAHVLLEVCVDTIDDLVAALDGGAERIELCSALSVGGLTPSAGLASRAVELAQAQSVPVRAMVRPRDGDFAYSAVDLETAEAEGIALLKLGVDGLVFGATRAAFLDRDALGRWCDAMRRVRPDVGLTLHRAIDLVADQLGAVDLAAELGFDCILSSGGAERAVEGLPILDAMRERAGGRIAIMPGSGVRSANVVSIVEATGVGAVHASAAVGAGAAPDPRVLELGFAAGPRRRTCAREVHALRTALDTWESA; translated from the coding sequence GTGAAGGCCCACGTCCTCCTCGAGGTCTGCGTCGATACGATCGACGATCTCGTCGCCGCGCTCGATGGCGGAGCTGAACGGATAGAGCTTTGCTCGGCGCTGTCGGTCGGTGGGCTGACGCCTTCGGCGGGGCTTGCCTCGCGCGCGGTCGAGCTTGCGCAGGCGCAATCGGTGCCGGTGCGGGCGATGGTCCGGCCGCGCGACGGCGATTTCGCCTATTCCGCCGTCGATCTGGAAACGGCGGAGGCGGAAGGCATCGCGCTGCTGAAGCTGGGCGTCGATGGTCTGGTCTTCGGCGCCACCCGGGCGGCATTCCTCGATCGGGACGCGCTTGGGCGTTGGTGCGATGCCATGCGCCGGGTCAGGCCCGACGTCGGCCTGACGCTGCACCGGGCCATCGATCTCGTGGCCGATCAACTGGGCGCGGTCGATCTGGCGGCAGAGCTGGGGTTCGACTGCATCCTCTCGTCGGGCGGTGCGGAACGCGCGGTCGAGGGGCTGCCGATACTTGATGCCATGCGCGAGCGGGCGGGGGGACGGATCGCGATCATGCCGGGATCGGGCGTTCGTTCGGCCAACGTCGTGTCGATTGTCGAGGCGACCGGCGTCGGTGCGGTCCACGCATCCGCCGCCGTCGGCGCGGGCGCCGCGCCCGACCCGCGCGTGCTCGAACTCGGCTTCGCCGCCGGACCGCGCCGCCGCACCTGCGCCAGGGAAGTGCACGCATTACGTACGGCGCTCGACACATGGGAGAGCGCATGA
- a CDS encoding L-rhamnose mutarotase → MREVFMLDLADEALAAAYEDWHRPGRVPAGVLADIVGSGITVMEIYRAGDRLVMITETSGEVPAGDRVASEASAEWEKRMDAFQKPLPGAPPGVKWLRAQPIFDLADHINTKEMP, encoded by the coding sequence ATGCGCGAGGTGTTCATGCTCGACCTTGCCGACGAGGCGCTGGCGGCTGCCTACGAGGACTGGCACCGTCCCGGTCGCGTGCCGGCGGGCGTGCTGGCCGACATCGTCGGCTCGGGCATCACCGTGATGGAAATCTACCGCGCCGGCGACCGGCTCGTCATGATCACCGAAACCTCGGGCGAAGTCCCCGCCGGGGATCGCGTGGCGAGCGAGGCATCGGCCGAGTGGGAAAAGCGGATGGACGCCTTCCAGAAGCCGCTTCCCGGCGCGCCGCCGGGTGTCAAATGGCTCCGGGCCCAACCGATCTTCGATCTTGCAGACCATATCAACACGAAGGAAATGCCATGA
- a CDS encoding fumarylacetoacetate hydrolase family protein: MKLLRYGNPGEERPGLLDAGGTVRDLSGHVADIDGAALSPEVLDRLRALDPETLPAVAEPGRLGPCVNRVGKFVCIGLNYSDHAEETGATVPSEPVAFMKATSAICGPNDPVIKPRGSTKLDWEVELAFVVGSPVSYADEETARAAIAGYFVCHDVSERAFQMERQGQWMKGKGCDSFGPIGPWLVTADEVGDPGQLAMWLEVNGKRYQDGSTQTMVYKPAFLLSYMSQFMSFQPGDIITTGTPAGVGLGQNPPVFLDVGDVVELGIEKLGTQRQTVVPAT; encoded by the coding sequence ATGAAGCTGCTGCGTTACGGAAACCCGGGAGAGGAGCGGCCCGGCCTGCTCGACGCGGGCGGCACGGTGCGCGACCTTTCCGGCCACGTGGCCGACATCGATGGCGCGGCCCTCTCGCCAGAGGTGCTGGACCGGCTTCGCGCGCTCGATCCCGAAACTCTCCCCGCCGTGGCGGAACCCGGCCGTCTCGGCCCTTGCGTCAACCGCGTCGGCAAGTTCGTGTGCATCGGGCTAAACTATTCCGACCACGCCGAGGAAACCGGCGCGACCGTGCCGAGCGAACCGGTCGCCTTCATGAAGGCGACCAGCGCGATCTGCGGGCCGAACGATCCGGTCATCAAGCCGCGCGGCAGCACCAAGCTCGACTGGGAGGTGGAACTGGCCTTCGTCGTCGGCAGCCCGGTCAGCTATGCCGACGAGGAAACCGCGCGCGCGGCCATCGCCGGCTACTTCGTCTGCCACGACGTGTCCGAACGCGCTTTCCAGATGGAGCGGCAGGGGCAGTGGATGAAGGGCAAGGGCTGCGACAGCTTCGGCCCCATCGGCCCGTGGCTGGTCACTGCCGACGAAGTGGGCGATCCCGGCCAGCTTGCCATGTGGCTGGAAGTGAACGGCAAGCGCTATCAGGACGGCTCCACGCAGACGATGGTCTACAAGCCAGCGTTTCTGCTGAGCTACATGTCCCAGTTCATGAGCTTCCAGCCCGGCGACATCATTACCACCGGAACCCCGGCGGGCGTCGGGCTCGGCCAGAACCCGCCGGTATTCCTCGACGTGGGCGACGTGGTCGAACTGGGCATCGAAAAGCTTGGCACCCAGCGACAGACTGTCGTCCCCGCAACCTGA
- the galA gene encoding beta-galactosidase GalA, which produces MSGLRRREVLGAGLIAGTLPLMPPAVARTASDVEESPLLHGLAPRDDTPWALPQHDPSRLLLDEGWRFHEGDVVVPPPASHHETYLSVKAGNARGAAAMAWDDSDWPVVRVPHDWASAQPFVREANVSQGYRPRGIGWYRRTFRLAEADRGKRLELQFGGVATACQIWINGSLVARNSSAYNAINIDITPFARFGEEDNVIAVRVDADALEGWWYEGAGIYRHVWLARRSGVSIATDGVHCDPRLVDGRWWVPVTVTLESVEKLARTVTVTAVLRDGAGREVARGEAHAQVEPLGRAEARVTLEVGNPALWSVETPTLYEVEITAGHLDGMDLRRVPVGFRTIRFDAEKGFFLNDKPVKLKGVCLHQDHAGVGVAIPDALLAWRLARLKDMGCNAIRCSHNAQSEAFYALCDRIGFLVMDENRVFNPAPENMAQLEWLVRAHRNHPSIVLWSVFNEEPMQGTTQGVEMVRRMRAAVRALDDSRPVTAAMNGAFHDPVNVSQVVDVVGFNYYPGDFDRFHAEHPDLPITSSEDTSAFMTRGAYASDPAGHVITSMDKEAAAWGATHRDAWREIARRPFVAGGFVWTGFDYHGEPTPYDWPTISSYFGIVDLCGFAKTAYDIRRAQWIDDRPVVGIAPHWTWPGREGQEIELLVTSNAGRVRLRLNGRVVAEQDCDPIMGATVRTIYEPGVIEAEALRGGEVVARAIHRTAGKPVALRLTPTRKSLRGDGEDVAAFTVDCVDARGLHVPTADARVRLGVVRGTVLGLGNGDPNSHESEKGNERSLFNGLAQVIVRADAGEGSLAVEASAPGLRSARASVPVRQVSPPPALAAALPRIVVADWRCSPAYAERPDPALRPADGDNNLWAFVRTPWVAADDTQPGWRILRGVIPARRALATRGGQLQFDRVAGVAELWIDGALAVRKGTPDPAPMTVALKPGAREIALLVRSGPGVPSGIAGAVRVTTN; this is translated from the coding sequence ATGAGCGGGCTTCGCCGCCGGGAGGTTCTCGGCGCGGGCCTGATCGCGGGCACGCTCCCGCTGATGCCACCTGCCGTGGCACGAACTGCCTCCGACGTCGAGGAATCACCGCTCCTTCATGGCCTTGCCCCCCGCGACGATACGCCCTGGGCCTTGCCGCAGCACGATCCGTCGCGGCTGCTTCTGGACGAAGGCTGGCGCTTTCACGAAGGCGATGTCGTCGTGCCGCCCCCGGCCAGCCATCACGAGACATATCTCTCCGTAAAGGCTGGCAATGCGCGCGGCGCCGCAGCCATGGCTTGGGACGACAGTGACTGGCCTGTGGTGCGTGTGCCCCACGATTGGGCCTCCGCGCAGCCCTTCGTGCGCGAAGCCAATGTGTCGCAGGGCTATCGTCCGCGCGGGATCGGCTGGTATCGCCGCACGTTCAGGCTGGCGGAAGCCGACCGGGGCAAGCGGCTGGAACTGCAATTCGGCGGCGTCGCCACGGCCTGTCAGATCTGGATCAACGGCAGCCTCGTTGCGCGCAACAGTTCCGCCTACAACGCCATCAACATCGATATCACCCCCTTCGCCCGCTTTGGCGAGGAGGACAACGTGATAGCCGTGCGCGTCGATGCCGATGCGCTGGAAGGCTGGTGGTACGAGGGCGCGGGCATCTATCGCCATGTCTGGCTTGCGCGCCGCTCCGGGGTCTCGATTGCTACCGACGGGGTGCACTGCGATCCCCGGCTTGTCGACGGGCGCTGGTGGGTGCCGGTCACTGTGACGCTGGAAAGCGTCGAGAAGCTTGCCCGGACGGTCACGGTCACCGCCGTCCTGCGCGACGGCGCGGGCCGCGAGGTCGCGCGCGGGGAGGCCCATGCCCAGGTCGAGCCGCTGGGGCGGGCGGAAGCGCGGGTGACGCTGGAAGTGGGCAATCCCGCCCTGTGGTCCGTGGAAACGCCGACCCTCTACGAAGTGGAGATCACCGCAGGCCATCTTGACGGGATGGATTTGCGGCGCGTCCCGGTGGGCTTTCGCACCATCCGCTTCGATGCGGAAAAGGGCTTCTTCCTCAACGACAAGCCCGTCAAACTTAAGGGCGTCTGCCTGCATCAGGATCATGCCGGGGTGGGCGTTGCCATCCCCGATGCCCTGCTGGCGTGGCGGCTGGCGCGGCTCAAGGACATGGGTTGCAACGCGATCCGCTGCTCGCACAATGCGCAGTCCGAAGCGTTCTATGCGCTGTGCGATCGCATCGGCTTTCTCGTCATGGACGAGAACCGCGTGTTCAATCCCGCGCCAGAGAACATGGCCCAGCTCGAATGGCTGGTGCGCGCACACCGCAACCATCCCTCGATCGTGCTGTGGTCGGTGTTCAACGAGGAGCCGATGCAGGGCACCACGCAGGGCGTCGAAATGGTGCGGCGGATGCGCGCCGCCGTCCGGGCACTGGACGACAGCAGGCCGGTAACCGCGGCGATGAACGGGGCGTTCCACGATCCCGTAAACGTCAGCCAGGTCGTCGACGTGGTCGGTTTCAACTACTACCCCGGCGACTTCGACCGTTTCCATGCCGAGCATCCGGACCTGCCGATCACCAGTTCGGAAGATACCAGCGCCTTCATGACACGCGGCGCCTATGCCAGCGATCCGGCGGGGCATGTCATCACCTCGATGGACAAGGAAGCGGCGGCTTGGGGGGCGACGCACCGCGATGCCTGGCGCGAGATTGCCAGGCGCCCCTTCGTCGCGGGCGGCTTCGTCTGGACCGGATTCGATTATCACGGAGAGCCAACGCCTTACGACTGGCCGACGATTTCCAGCTACTTCGGCATCGTCGACCTCTGCGGTTTCGCAAAGACGGCATACGACATCCGCCGTGCGCAGTGGATCGATGACCGGCCGGTTGTCGGCATCGCCCCGCACTGGACCTGGCCGGGGCGCGAGGGGCAGGAAATCGAACTTCTGGTCACCTCCAACGCGGGCCGGGTCCGCCTGCGGCTCAACGGAAGGGTCGTTGCCGAACAGGACTGCGATCCCATCATGGGCGCCACGGTCAGGACGATCTACGAACCGGGAGTGATCGAAGCGGAAGCCTTGCGCGGCGGGGAAGTGGTCGCGCGGGCGATCCATCGCACCGCTGGAAAGCCGGTTGCGTTGCGCCTGACGCCGACGCGGAAATCGCTGCGGGGGGACGGCGAGGATGTGGCCGCCTTCACGGTCGATTGCGTCGATGCCCGGGGGCTTCATGTGCCGACTGCGGACGCCCGTGTGCGGTTAGGTGTCGTTCGGGGCACGGTGCTGGGGCTCGGCAACGGGGACCCCAACAGCCACGAGAGCGAGAAGGGCAACGAGCGGTCCTTGTTCAACGGTCTGGCGCAGGTGATCGTCCGCGCCGATGCCGGCGAAGGGTCACTGGCGGTCGAGGCAAGTGCGCCGGGCCTGCGCTCCGCGCGCGCCAGCGTGCCGGTCCGCCAGGTATCCCCACCGCCCGCGCTGGCGGCAGCCCTGCCGCGCATTGTCGTTGCAGACTGGCGATGTTCGCCCGCCTATGCCGAGCGCCCCGATCCCGCGTTGCGGCCGGCGGACGGCGACAACAATCTTTGGGCATTCGTCCGCACGCCGTGGGTGGCGGCGGATGATACGCAACCGGGCTGGAGGATACTGAGGGGGGTGATTCCGGCACGGCGCGCGCTGGCGACGCGAGGAGGGCAGCTCCAGTTCGATCGCGTCGCCGGCGTCGCGGAACTCTGGATCGACGGGGCCTTGGCGGTGCGCAAGGGCACGCCCGATCCGGCGCCGATGACCGTGGCGCTCAAACCCGGCGCGCGCGAGATCGCTCTGCTTGTCCGCTCCGGCCCCGGCGTGCCATCGGGCATCGCCGGGGCCGTGCGGGTCACGACCAACTAG
- a CDS encoding UxaA family hydrolase — MSAPSFEGYLRVDGRKGIRNVILVAYLVECAHHVARRIVSAADEPSVQLAGFPGCYPNAYAAQMMEAIATHPNVGGVLVVSLGCEGFDRSALAEAVAASGRPVETLVIQQAGGTRATIAAGLAAVERIRAAAAAAPRVPMGVADLVVGTICGGSDGTSGITANPAVGRCFDTLVAAGATCIFEETGELIGCEQVMAGRAVTAALGREIEECVAKAARYYATLGYGSFAPGNADGGLTTQEEKSLGAYSKSGASSISGLIRPGERPSGPGLYLMDVVPDGEVRFGFPNISDNAEIVEMIASGCHVILFTTGRGSVVGSAVSPVIKVCANPETYARLADDMDVDAGRILLGKATLDEVGAEILDQVIRVASGGESLSEALGHQEFILTYKQFEPSGPACQPAIA; from the coding sequence ATGAGCGCCCCCTCCTTCGAGGGATACCTGCGCGTCGATGGCCGCAAGGGCATCCGCAACGTCATCCTCGTCGCCTATCTGGTCGAGTGCGCACACCACGTTGCCCGCCGCATCGTCTCGGCGGCGGACGAGCCTTCGGTGCAACTAGCCGGATTTCCCGGCTGCTATCCCAATGCCTACGCAGCGCAGATGATGGAGGCTATCGCCACGCATCCAAACGTAGGCGGGGTACTGGTCGTCTCGCTCGGCTGCGAAGGCTTCGACCGGAGCGCGCTGGCCGAGGCGGTCGCGGCCAGCGGGCGTCCCGTCGAGACGCTGGTCATCCAGCAGGCCGGCGGCACGCGCGCCACCATCGCGGCGGGCCTTGCCGCGGTGGAGCGCATCCGCGCCGCCGCCGCCGCTGCTCCTCGCGTGCCGATGGGCGTGGCCGACCTCGTCGTCGGCACGATCTGTGGCGGGTCCGACGGCACAAGCGGCATCACCGCCAACCCGGCCGTGGGCCGCTGCTTCGATACGCTCGTCGCCGCTGGTGCCACCTGCATCTTCGAGGAGACGGGCGAACTTATCGGCTGCGAGCAGGTCATGGCGGGCCGCGCCGTCACCGCCGCGCTTGGCCGCGAGATCGAGGAATGCGTGGCCAAGGCCGCGCGCTACTATGCCACGCTCGGCTATGGCAGCTTTGCTCCCGGCAATGCCGACGGCGGCCTGACGACGCAGGAAGAGAAGTCGCTTGGCGCATATTCGAAGTCGGGTGCCTCGTCCATCTCCGGCCTGATCCGTCCGGGCGAGCGGCCATCCGGCCCGGGCCTTTACCTCATGGACGTCGTGCCCGACGGTGAAGTGCGCTTCGGCTTTCCCAACATCTCCGACAATGCCGAGATCGTCGAGATGATCGCGTCGGGTTGCCATGTGATCCTGTTCACCACCGGGCGCGGTTCGGTGGTCGGCTCGGCGGTGTCGCCGGTCATCAAGGTCTGCGCAAACCCCGAGACCTATGCGCGTCTGGCCGACGACATGGACGTTGATGCCGGGCGCATCCTGCTCGGCAAGGCCACCCTCGACGAGGTCGGCGCAGAGATCCTCGACCAGGTGATCCGCGTTGCGTCGGGTGGCGAAAGCCTGTCCGAGGCGCTCGGCCATCAGGAATTCATCCTCACCTACAAGCAGTTCGAGCCCAGCGGTCCGGCCTGCCAGCCTGCCATTGCCTGA
- a CDS encoding amidohydrolase family protein, protein MIVDSHHHFWSLGNPFTDWPTPDLAPIHRDFLPSDLEAEIAAAGVTGTVLVQAAPALAETHWLLEIAARTPTVLGVVGWVDLAAPSATEDLTALAHDPLLRGLRPMLQSIPQQGWILAGAVEPALRAMAGRGLCFDALVRADQIGEITRLARRHPDLRIVLDHGGKPDIANGVFAPWAADLEVLAACPNVWCKLSGLWTEAGQDLSDATIAPWARHILSCFGTARTIWGSDWPVVRLAGGYTGWLAQCRRLLDDLDDHGRAQVFALNGMDFYGLARS, encoded by the coding sequence ATGATCGTCGACAGCCACCATCATTTCTGGAGCCTCGGCAATCCTTTCACCGACTGGCCGACGCCGGACCTCGCGCCGATCCACCGCGATTTCCTGCCCTCGGACCTCGAGGCGGAAATCGCAGCCGCCGGGGTGACCGGAACCGTTCTCGTCCAGGCGGCGCCCGCCCTTGCGGAGACGCACTGGCTTCTGGAGATCGCGGCGCGGACGCCAACGGTTCTGGGCGTCGTCGGCTGGGTCGATCTTGCCGCCCCTTCCGCCACCGAGGATTTGACAGCGCTGGCCCACGACCCGCTCCTGCGCGGCCTGCGCCCGATGCTTCAGTCGATCCCGCAACAGGGCTGGATTCTCGCAGGCGCGGTCGAGCCGGCCCTTCGCGCCATGGCAGGGCGGGGGCTCTGCTTCGATGCCCTCGTTCGTGCCGACCAGATCGGCGAGATCACCCGCCTGGCGCGTCGCCATCCAGACTTGCGCATCGTGCTCGACCACGGCGGAAAGCCTGACATCGCCAATGGCGTCTTCGCGCCCTGGGCAGCCGATCTCGAAGTGCTCGCCGCCTGTCCCAACGTCTGGTGCAAGCTGTCGGGCTTGTGGACCGAGGCTGGGCAGGATCTCTCCGACGCGACAATCGCGCCCTGGGCGCGGCACATCCTGTCGTGCTTCGGCACTGCCCGCACGATCTGGGGCAGCGACTGGCCGGTCGTGCGACTGGCCGGGGGATACACCGGCTGGCTGGCCCAGTGCCGCCGCCTGCTCGACGACCTCGACGACCATGGTCGCGCGCAGGTCTTTGCCCTCAACGGAATGGATTTCTATGGCCTTGCCCGAAGCTGA
- a CDS encoding SDR family oxidoreductase: MTTTFDLSGKRALVTGAGQGIGRASAEAFRDAGADVLATDLNPHALASLDGCRSRVLDVTDAAAIAAMVAEEDGFDVVFNCAGVVHNGTILDCTDADWAFALDLNVTAMFRMTRAILPGMIARGGGSIINMASVASSILGVANRFAYGASKAAVIGLTKAVAADFVQQGVRCNAICPGTVHSPSLEQRLAATGDFNAAMAAFTARQPMGRIGRPDEIAALALYLASDASAFTTGQCHVIDGGWSNS; encoded by the coding sequence ATGACGACCACTTTCGACCTTTCAGGCAAGCGCGCGCTGGTTACCGGCGCCGGGCAGGGCATCGGCCGGGCCAGCGCCGAGGCGTTCCGCGATGCGGGTGCAGATGTTCTGGCAACCGACCTCAATCCCCATGCGCTTGCCTCGCTGGACGGCTGCCGCAGCCGCGTTCTCGATGTGACCGATGCTGCGGCAATCGCCGCGATGGTCGCCGAGGAGGACGGCTTCGATGTCGTGTTCAACTGCGCTGGCGTGGTGCACAACGGCACGATCCTCGATTGTACCGATGCGGACTGGGCCTTTGCGCTCGACCTCAACGTGACGGCGATGTTCCGGATGACCCGCGCCATTCTGCCCGGCATGATCGCGCGCGGCGGCGGATCGATCATCAACATGGCTTCGGTCGCAAGTTCCATCCTCGGCGTAGCCAACCGCTTCGCCTATGGCGCGAGCAAGGCTGCGGTGATCGGCCTGACCAAGGCGGTGGCGGCGGACTTCGTGCAGCAGGGCGTACGCTGCAACGCGATCTGCCCCGGCACCGTGCATTCTCCCTCGCTCGAGCAGCGGCTTGCCGCAACCGGCGATTTCAACGCCGCCATGGCCGCCTTCACCGCGCGCCAGCCGATGGGACGGATCGGTCGCCCGGACGAGATCGCCGCGCTCGCGCTCTATCTCGCCAGCGATGCCTCGGCCTTCACGACCGGGCAGTGCCATGTCATCGATGGTGGCTGGTCCAACAGCTAA
- the fucP gene encoding L-fucose:H+ symporter permease has translation MALTGSGTIEDNEQTSGEPLVTRAFLVPFAVVCSMFFMWAIANNFNDILIKQFQKALELTRMQSGLVQTAFYLGYFTIALPAGWVMTRVGYRNGLLIGLGLYALGAFLFFPAAEVRAFGFFLAALYIIAAGLAFLETAANPLITVMGPARTAAQRLNLAQSFNGFGAFIAPFIGGALIFTGVEHTPGQLAAMAPAEVEAYRAAEALTVQSPYLALGLLVLFLAAVVRLTRFPRVDEEHAGGAGLSGGIPASPMLRRAVIAQFFYVGAQVAIWSYFINFAQDLVGVGEVRAAHLLGYSLMAFMAGRFAGTGLMRYVDPPRLLVAFGLIAAALCAVAAFAPGWTAVIALGLTSFFMSIMFPTIFALGIAGLGARTKLGSSLIIMAIIGGAVFPPFVGLIGDKAHSLQLGMLVPLASFVVVALFGMSALRARAAGN, from the coding sequence ATGGCGCTGACAGGGTCCGGAACGATCGAGGACAACGAGCAGACGAGCGGAGAGCCGCTGGTCACGCGCGCCTTCCTGGTACCCTTCGCTGTGGTCTGCAGCATGTTTTTCATGTGGGCCATCGCCAACAACTTCAACGACATCCTCATCAAGCAATTCCAGAAGGCGCTCGAACTGACGCGGATGCAATCGGGCCTCGTGCAGACCGCGTTCTATCTCGGCTACTTCACCATCGCGCTGCCTGCGGGGTGGGTGATGACGCGCGTCGGTTATCGCAACGGGTTGCTGATCGGGCTCGGCCTCTATGCGCTGGGCGCCTTCCTGTTCTTCCCGGCTGCGGAAGTGCGCGCATTCGGCTTCTTCCTGGCCGCGCTCTACATCATCGCGGCGGGCCTGGCCTTTCTCGAAACGGCGGCGAACCCGCTCATCACCGTGATGGGACCTGCACGGACGGCGGCGCAGCGGCTCAACCTCGCGCAGAGCTTCAACGGCTTCGGCGCGTTCATCGCGCCGTTCATCGGCGGTGCGCTGATCTTCACCGGGGTGGAGCACACGCCCGGGCAACTCGCGGCGATGGCCCCTGCCGAAGTCGAGGCCTATCGCGCAGCTGAAGCGCTGACCGTCCAGTCGCCCTACCTCGCGCTCGGCCTGCTCGTGCTGTTCCTTGCCGCGGTGGTGCGCCTCACGCGGTTTCCCCGGGTGGACGAGGAACACGCCGGAGGAGCCGGGCTTTCCGGCGGCATTCCGGCCTCGCCGATGTTGCGCCGCGCCGTGATCGCGCAGTTTTTCTACGTCGGCGCGCAGGTGGCAATCTGGAGCTATTTCATCAACTTCGCGCAGGATCTTGTTGGTGTGGGTGAAGTGCGTGCGGCGCACCTCCTCGGCTACAGCCTGATGGCGTTCATGGCGGGCCGCTTCGCCGGGACTGGGCTCATGCGCTACGTCGATCCACCGCGCCTGCTGGTCGCGTTCGGCCTGATCGCGGCAGCACTCTGCGCCGTTGCCGCCTTCGCGCCGGGATGGACGGCGGTCATCGCGCTCGGCCTTACCAGCTTCTTCATGTCGATCATGTTCCCCACGATCTTCGCCCTCGGCATCGCCGGCCTCGGTGCGCGGACCAAGCTCGGGTCGTCGCTCATCATCATGGCGATCATCGGCGGCGCGGTCTTTCCCCCCTTCGTCGGCCTGATCGGCGACAAGGCGCATTCCCTCCAGCTCGGCATGCTGGTCCCGCTGGCCAGCTTCGTCGTCGTTGCGCTGTTCGGCATGTCGGCGCTGCGTGCCCGCGCGGCAGGGAACTGA
- a CDS encoding UxaA family hydrolase: protein MALPEADREQGAFLLLDPADNILVCTRDALAGDLVTIDGIHVRLPQPVGVGHKIARRPLAAGEKVLRYGAPIGSMTADAAIAEHVHSHNLGSDYIAAHGRGGQAGGTRE from the coding sequence ATGGCCTTGCCCGAAGCTGACAGAGAGCAGGGCGCGTTCCTGCTGCTCGATCCGGCGGACAACATCCTGGTCTGCACGCGCGATGCGCTGGCGGGCGACCTGGTGACCATCGACGGCATTCACGTCCGTCTGCCTCAGCCCGTCGGCGTGGGCCACAAGATCGCCCGGCGCCCGCTCGCGGCGGGGGAAAAGGTCCTGCGCTACGGCGCACCGATCGGAAGCATGACCGCTGACGCCGCGATTGCCGAGCACGTCCACTCTCACAATCTCGGAAGCGATTACATCGCCGCCCACGGTCGCGGCGGCCAGGCCGGGGGAACGCGGGAATGA
- a CDS encoding aldo/keto reductase, producing MKLGFGGAALGNLYRAVDDRSAVATLEAAWDAGIRFFDTAPYYGLGLSEQRIGAFLRGQARSDFVISTKVGRLLDPDAAAVGIAERHGFVSPLPFKVRFDYSYDGVMRSHEESLRRLGLDRIDVLLVHDIGVMTHGDAAPAHFRDLAESGYRALDELRAAGDVAMIGLGVNEWQVCADAMTIGTWDRFLLAGRYTLLEQEPLHAFLPACIDHGAQVILGGVFNSGILATGTRGRDRPHYNYEPAPDDVMARVAGIEAVCDAHGVSIACAALQFPAAHPAVDCVIPGLASPGEVLRAVDLAGRTIPTAFWADLVDAGLVDPAAPLPGGSA from the coding sequence TTGAAGCTCGGGTTTGGCGGCGCTGCGTTGGGCAACCTCTATCGTGCGGTCGATGACCGTTCGGCGGTGGCCACGCTCGAGGCCGCGTGGGACGCGGGCATCCGCTTCTTCGACACAGCACCCTATTACGGCCTGGGTCTTTCGGAGCAGCGCATCGGTGCATTCCTGCGCGGCCAGGCCCGGTCGGACTTCGTGATCTCCACCAAGGTCGGCCGCCTTCTCGATCCGGATGCGGCTGCGGTCGGTATTGCGGAGCGGCACGGTTTCGTCTCGCCGCTGCCGTTCAAGGTCCGCTTCGATTATAGCTACGACGGCGTGATGCGCTCCCACGAGGAGAGCCTGCGCCGCCTCGGCCTCGACCGGATCGACGTGCTGCTGGTCCACGATATCGGCGTGATGACTCACGGCGATGCCGCGCCCGCGCATTTCCGCGACCTTGCCGAAAGCGGCTACCGCGCGCTCGACGAATTGCGCGCGGCGGGCGATGTCGCCATGATCGGCCTCGGCGTCAACGAATGGCAGGTCTGTGCCGATGCCATGACGATCGGGACGTGGGACCGCTTCCTGCTTGCCGGACGCTATACCCTGCTGGAACAGGAGCCGCTTCATGCCTTCCTGCCCGCGTGCATCGATCATGGCGCGCAGGTCATCCTTGGCGGCGTGTTCAACAGTGGCATCCTCGCCACTGGAACGCGGGGGCGGGATCGCCCGCACTACAATTACGAACCTGCGCCCGACGATGTGATGGCGCGCGTCGCGGGAATCGAGGCGGTCTGCGATGCCCACGGCGTCTCCATCGCCTGCGCCGCCTTGCAGTTCCCGGCCGCGCACCCGGCGGTCGATTGCGTGATCCCCGGCCTTGCCAGCCCCGGGGAAGTGCTGCGGGCGGTCGATCTGGCCGGTCGCACGATCCCCACGGCCTTCTGGGCGGATCTGGTGGATGCCGGGCTCGTCGATCCCGCCGCTCCGCTTCCGGGAGGGAGCGCATGA